A region from the Amycolatopsis camponoti genome encodes:
- a CDS encoding ParB/RepB/Spo0J family partition protein, which yields MTERRGGLGRGLAALIPTGPAGGGPLPAPGETASAAEKKAAEDKGWFAANGQAKTHGGEVAGAVYREIPVSSIKPNPKQPRQVFDEDALSELEHSIREFGLMQPIVVRELGENEYELVMGERRLRASQQAELEAIPAIVRQTADESMLRDALLENIHRVQLNPLEEAAAYQQLLDEFAVTHEELASRIGRSRPVITNTIRLLKLPLPVQRRVAAGVLSAGHARALLSLEDADSQEELAARIIAEGMSVRATEEAVTLKKSEKPAKPKPVARKPIQAPGLQELANRLSDRFDTRVKVDLGRRKGRITLEFGSVDDLERIVSIIDANGANQTPKTD from the coding sequence ATGACCGAACGCAGAGGAGGATTGGGGCGCGGCCTCGCCGCCCTCATCCCGACGGGGCCCGCCGGTGGTGGGCCCCTGCCCGCGCCCGGTGAGACGGCGTCGGCGGCCGAGAAGAAGGCGGCCGAGGACAAGGGCTGGTTCGCGGCGAACGGTCAGGCGAAGACCCACGGCGGCGAGGTCGCCGGTGCGGTCTACCGCGAGATCCCGGTCAGCTCCATCAAGCCGAACCCGAAGCAGCCGCGGCAGGTCTTCGACGAGGACGCGCTCTCCGAACTCGAGCACTCGATCCGCGAGTTCGGGCTCATGCAGCCCATCGTCGTCCGCGAGCTCGGGGAAAACGAGTACGAGCTCGTCATGGGCGAGCGGCGGCTGCGCGCGTCGCAGCAGGCGGAGCTCGAAGCGATCCCGGCGATCGTCCGGCAGACCGCCGACGAGTCGATGCTGCGCGACGCGCTCCTGGAGAACATCCACCGCGTCCAGCTGAACCCGCTCGAAGAGGCGGCGGCGTACCAGCAGCTGCTCGACGAGTTCGCCGTCACGCACGAGGAGCTGGCGAGCCGCATCGGCCGCAGCCGGCCGGTCATCACCAACACGATCCGGCTCCTCAAGCTCCCCCTGCCGGTGCAGCGCCGGGTGGCCGCGGGCGTCCTGTCCGCCGGCCACGCCCGCGCATTGCTGTCGCTGGAGGACGCCGACAGTCAGGAAGAGCTCGCCGCGCGCATCATCGCGGAGGGCATGTCGGTCCGGGCGACCGAGGAAGCCGTCACGCTCAAGAAGAGCGAGAAGCCGGCCAAGCCGAAGCCCGTGGCGCGCAAGCCGATCCAGGCGCCGGGGTTGCAGGAGCTCGCGAACCGCCTCTCGGACCGGTTCGACACCCGGGTGAAGGTCGACCTCGGCCGCCGCAAGGGCCGGATCACGCTTGAGTTCGGCTCGGTCGACGACCTCGAACGCATCGTCTCGATCATCGACGCGAATGGGGCGAATCAGACACCGAAAACCGATTAG
- a CDS encoding PLP-dependent aminotransferase family protein has product MTENRPSKPHSGRQNLDPHLERYAARTAGMTASEIRALFAVASRPEVVSLAGGMPNLAALPLDTLSTQVAEIIAEDGLVALQYGSAHGIPVLREQICEIMALEGIKAHPDDVVVTVGSQMGLDMVTRLFCDPGDVVIAEGPSYVGALGSFAAYQAQVVHVAMDENGLVPELLREALAQTEKAGRRVKFLYTIPNFHNPAGVTLAVERRAEILEICRDHGVLVVEDNPYGLLGFDGQTYPALRSTDPDNVVYLGSFSKTFASGLRVGWVLAPHAVREKLVLAAESATLCPPTFNQMIVSRYLATHDWKGQIKKFRENYRERRDAILSALDQYLPPGCSWTKPDGGFYVWVTVPEGVDTKAMLPRAVTARVAYASGTGFYADGFGSRQMRLSYCYPTPERIREGVRRLAAVLESEMDLARTFGNVSARQIQGPQNPSPDTV; this is encoded by the coding sequence ATGACCGAGAACCGCCCCAGCAAGCCGCACAGCGGCCGCCAGAACCTCGACCCGCACCTCGAGCGGTATGCCGCGCGCACCGCCGGGATGACCGCCTCGGAGATCCGGGCGCTGTTCGCGGTCGCCAGCCGGCCCGAGGTGGTCTCGCTGGCCGGCGGCATGCCGAACCTGGCCGCGCTCCCGCTCGACACGCTGTCGACGCAGGTGGCGGAGATCATCGCCGAAGACGGGCTCGTCGCCCTGCAGTACGGCTCGGCGCACGGCATCCCGGTGCTGCGCGAGCAGATCTGCGAAATCATGGCCCTGGAGGGCATCAAGGCGCACCCGGACGACGTCGTGGTGACCGTCGGCTCCCAGATGGGCCTGGACATGGTCACGCGGCTGTTCTGCGACCCGGGTGACGTCGTGATCGCCGAAGGGCCGTCGTACGTCGGTGCGCTGGGCTCGTTCGCCGCGTACCAGGCGCAGGTCGTGCACGTGGCGATGGATGAGAACGGCCTGGTGCCCGAGCTGCTGCGCGAGGCGCTCGCGCAGACGGAGAAGGCCGGCCGCCGGGTCAAGTTCCTCTACACGATCCCGAACTTCCACAACCCCGCCGGCGTCACGCTGGCCGTCGAGCGCCGCGCGGAGATCCTGGAGATCTGCCGCGACCACGGCGTGCTGGTCGTCGAAGACAACCCGTACGGGTTGCTCGGCTTCGACGGCCAGACCTACCCGGCGCTGCGCTCGACCGACCCCGACAACGTCGTGTACCTCGGCTCGTTCTCGAAGACGTTCGCCTCGGGCCTGCGCGTCGGCTGGGTGCTCGCGCCGCACGCCGTGCGCGAGAAGCTCGTGCTGGCCGCGGAGTCGGCGACGCTGTGCCCGCCGACGTTCAACCAGATGATCGTGTCGCGCTACCTGGCCACGCACGACTGGAAGGGCCAGATCAAGAAGTTCCGCGAGAACTACCGCGAGCGGCGTGACGCGATCTTGTCGGCGCTCGACCAGTACCTGCCCCCGGGCTGCTCGTGGACCAAACCGGACGGCGGGTTCTACGTCTGGGTGACGGTGCCGGAAGGCGTCGACACCAAGGCGATGCTGCCGCGCGCGGTGACCGCGAGGGTGGCGTACGCGTCCGGAACCGGCTTCTACGCCGACGGGTTCGGCAGCCGCCAGATGCGGCTGTCCTACTGCTACCCGACGCCGGAGCGGATCCGTGAGGGCGTCCGGCGGCTGGCCGCGGTGCTGGAGTCTGAAATGGACCTGGCCCGCACCTTCGGTAACGTGAGCGCGCGCCAGATCCAGGGGCCGCAGAACCCGTCCCCGGACACGGTCTAG
- a CDS encoding GNAT family N-acetyltransferase, whose protein sequence is MSRRVVGVTLDNLEHLPKSCRRCVYWELAPHLKNQAEEFGATEVEKEAWVSSVLLEWGSCGRIVYSDTLPVGFVLYAPPNAVPRSLAFPTSPPSADAVLLTAFQVLPEFRGGGLGRMLVQAVAKDLTKRGVRAIEAFGDARPEEPDPDGGHSCVLPAAFLQSVGFKTVRPHQKWPRLRLELRSAITWKEDVEAALERLLGQVTITTAEPSLGRA, encoded by the coding sequence GTGTCACGTCGCGTCGTGGGCGTCACACTGGACAACCTGGAGCACCTGCCGAAGAGCTGCCGCAGGTGCGTGTACTGGGAGCTGGCCCCGCACCTGAAGAACCAGGCCGAGGAGTTCGGCGCCACCGAGGTCGAGAAGGAAGCCTGGGTCTCCAGCGTCCTGCTCGAGTGGGGTTCCTGCGGCCGCATCGTCTACAGCGACACGCTGCCGGTCGGGTTCGTGCTGTACGCCCCGCCGAACGCCGTCCCGCGGTCGCTGGCCTTCCCGACGTCCCCGCCGAGCGCGGACGCCGTCCTGCTGACGGCGTTCCAGGTGCTCCCGGAGTTCCGCGGCGGCGGCCTCGGCCGGATGCTCGTCCAGGCGGTCGCGAAGGACCTGACGAAGCGTGGTGTGCGCGCGATCGAGGCGTTCGGCGACGCGCGCCCCGAGGAGCCCGACCCCGACGGCGGGCACAGCTGCGTGCTGCCGGCCGCGTTCCTGCAGAGCGTCGGCTTCAAGACCGTCCGCCCGCACCAGAAGTGGCCGCGCCTGCGCCTGGAACTGCGCTCGGCGATCACCTGGAAGGAAGACGTCGAGGCGGCGCTGGAACGGCTACTCGGCCAGGTGACGATCACCACCGCCGAGCCGAGTCTCGGCCGCGCCTGA
- a CDS encoding D-alanine--D-alanine ligase family protein yields MVDRTVAVLAGGLSHERDVSLRSGRRLSAALKSEGLGIEEWDTDAGLLERLRTQRPDAVVVALHGGEGENGSVQTVLEMLEVPFVGTGSQGCRRAWDKPTAKALIENAGFVTPGWVVLPHSTFRELGAQAVLDAMVEQLGLPLILKPDQGGSALGTQVVREAAELPAAMVGCFAYGDTVLAERFVDGVEVAVTVIEGEDGPEALPAVEIVPESGVYDYTARYTAGLTDFFTPARLDDAAAKAVAELAVAAHRVLGLRDISRTDAVVTADGTVHFLEVNPSPGLTETSTVPMAIEAAGKSLGTVFGELIGRAISR; encoded by the coding sequence GTGGTCGACCGTACCGTTGCCGTGCTCGCCGGCGGGCTTTCGCACGAACGCGACGTCTCGCTGAGGTCCGGGCGACGGCTCTCCGCGGCGCTGAAGTCCGAGGGCCTCGGCATCGAGGAGTGGGACACCGACGCGGGGCTGCTGGAGCGCCTGCGCACCCAGCGGCCGGACGCGGTGGTCGTCGCCCTGCACGGCGGTGAGGGCGAGAACGGCTCGGTGCAGACGGTGCTGGAGATGCTGGAGGTGCCGTTCGTCGGCACCGGCTCCCAGGGCTGCCGCCGCGCGTGGGACAAGCCGACGGCCAAGGCGCTCATCGAAAACGCCGGCTTCGTGACGCCGGGCTGGGTGGTGCTGCCGCACAGCACGTTCCGCGAGCTGGGCGCCCAGGCGGTGCTCGACGCGATGGTCGAGCAGCTCGGCCTGCCGCTGATCCTCAAGCCCGACCAGGGCGGCTCGGCGCTCGGCACCCAGGTGGTCCGCGAGGCGGCGGAACTGCCGGCCGCGATGGTCGGCTGCTTCGCGTACGGCGACACAGTGCTCGCCGAGCGGTTCGTCGACGGCGTCGAGGTGGCCGTGACGGTCATCGAGGGCGAGGACGGTCCCGAGGCCCTCCCCGCGGTCGAGATCGTCCCGGAGAGCGGCGTGTACGACTACACGGCCCGCTACACCGCCGGCCTGACCGACTTCTTCACCCCGGCCCGGCTCGACGACGCCGCGGCCAAGGCGGTGGCCGAGCTCGCGGTCGCCGCGCACCGCGTGCTCGGGCTGCGGGACATCTCGCGCACCGACGCGGTCGTCACGGCGGACGGCACGGTGCACTTCCTCGAAGTGAACCCGTCGCCGGGACTCACCGAGACGTCGACGGTTCCGATGGCGATCGAAGCGGCGGGCAAGTCACTCGGCACGGTGTTCGGCGAACTGATCGGACGCGCGATTTCTCGCTGA